In Streptomyces sp. NBC_00341, the DNA window CTTCGTCTGGAACGACCCGGAGGGCAACCCCCCGCCCGCCGGGGTGACCGTGCCCCGGATCGAGGGCGCGACGAGCGACGAGTGGACCGACTGGCTCTGGTACGAGACCACCGTGGACGCCAACTGCCGCGAAGTCGTCGACAACGTGGTGGACATGGCCCACTTCTTCTACGTCCACTACTCGTTCCCGACGTACTTCAAGAACGTCTTCGAGGGCCACACCGCCACCCAGTACATGCACGGCACCGGCCGCCCCGACGCCCGCCCGCAGGAGCAGGGCGGCAAGCCGAAGACCACCGGCAGCGACTCGGTGGCCTCCTACCACGGCCCGTCGTTCATGATCGACGACCTCACCTACCACTACGACAGCGGCGATGTGGACTGCGTCCTGATCAACTGCCACTACCCGGTCGACGCGAACCGCTTCGTGCTCCAGTACGGAATCGTGGTCAAGCGCTCCCCCACCCTGTCGGGCCAGGCCGCCGACGAACTCGCCACGAATATGGCTCAGTTCATCAAGCTCGGCTTCGAGCAGGACATCGAGATCTGGCGGAACAAGGCGCGGATCGACAACCCGCTGCTCTGCGAGGAGGACGGTCCGGTCTATCAGCTGCGGCGCTGGTACGAGCAGTTCTACGTGGACGCCGCAGAGGTGCGGCCGGAGATGACCGACCGTTTCGAGTACGAGCTCG includes these proteins:
- a CDS encoding Rieske 2Fe-2S domain-containing protein produces the protein MSAVDSAHDDVRAIEATAAPTRFARGWHCLGLAEKYRDGKPHPVLAFGQKLVVFRSGDGTLNVLDAYCRHMGGDLSQGTVKGDQVACPFHDWRWGGDGRCKQIPYSKRVPLRARTASWPVLDQDGLLFVWNDPEGNPPPAGVTVPRIEGATSDEWTDWLWYETTVDANCREVVDNVVDMAHFFYVHYSFPTYFKNVFEGHTATQYMHGTGRPDARPQEQGGKPKTTGSDSVASYHGPSFMIDDLTYHYDSGDVDCVLINCHYPVDANRFVLQYGIVVKRSPTLSGQAADELATNMAQFIKLGFEQDIEIWRNKARIDNPLLCEEDGPVYQLRRWYEQFYVDAAEVRPEMTDRFEYELDTTRPVEAWQREVEENLARRGAATEGRPV